From Edaphobacter lichenicola, one genomic window encodes:
- a CDS encoding aKG-HExxH-type peptide beta-hydroxylase: MLDSVVETLRWQFSEQTSLDTAEENYTSVLAQALGAKLRELYAQDQSRGEEIQKLLTGTDAASLRGVLLAPETSTRVLWNHPGACDDRDIWHYLDDVLTIEQIRSGCAREDVAIRSFTSWSALGDFFLSEEGIIIAQTPISGLVIDAASPAATCFKSSNALDQSLQLSCYTDLSLKAKALSCFQAAMDGLEAVDIRLAAFVRKFTRVANLIVDADGRFSSGSTGEYVGRSIFCNAHLPAVDAGILAEALVHESIHSLLYMHETCEPWVASDDLRANDAVVVSPWTGVRLPLRNYLQACFVWFGLAEFWSMAHGSDAFPGKQCVARYKAAARGFNSAPLEDNIASFQVQISAELLDKLRLMQSLRQDPDGRNNAKCANL, from the coding sequence GTGCGAAGTTACGCGAGCTGTATGCCCAGGATCAGAGCCGGGGCGAAGAGATCCAGAAGCTGCTTACTGGAACCGATGCCGCGAGCTTGCGTGGCGTGTTGCTGGCACCTGAGACCTCGACCCGAGTACTTTGGAACCACCCAGGTGCCTGCGACGACCGCGACATCTGGCATTATCTAGACGACGTCCTCACAATCGAGCAGATTCGTAGCGGATGCGCCAGGGAGGATGTCGCGATCCGGAGCTTCACCTCTTGGTCAGCGCTAGGCGACTTCTTCTTGAGCGAAGAGGGAATTATTATTGCGCAAACGCCGATTTCTGGCCTCGTGATTGATGCGGCCAGTCCGGCGGCGACTTGTTTCAAGTCGTCCAACGCATTAGACCAGTCGCTGCAGTTGTCGTGCTATACCGATCTCTCGCTGAAGGCGAAGGCGCTGAGTTGTTTCCAGGCTGCCATGGATGGACTGGAAGCCGTCGATATACGGCTGGCTGCATTTGTTCGCAAATTCACCAGGGTAGCCAACCTCATCGTGGATGCCGATGGGAGATTCTCTTCGGGATCTACAGGTGAATACGTCGGCCGCTCCATTTTCTGCAACGCGCATTTGCCGGCAGTGGATGCTGGCATTCTGGCGGAAGCTCTCGTGCACGAGTCCATTCACTCACTGCTTTACATGCATGAAACTTGCGAGCCGTGGGTCGCCAGCGACGACTTGCGAGCTAACGACGCTGTGGTTGTGTCTCCCTGGACGGGTGTGCGGTTGCCATTGCGTAACTACTTGCAGGCTTGCTTTGTGTGGTTCGGCCTGGCAGAGTTCTGGAGCATGGCTCACGGCTCCGACGCGTTCCCGGGCAAGCAGTGCGTTGCACGATATAAGGCAGCGGCACGCGGTTTCAACAGCGCCCCGTTGGAGGATAACATCGCCTCGTTTCAAGTGCAGATATCCGCCGAGTTGCTGGACAAACTCCGTTTGATGCAAAGCTTGCGTCAGGATCCGGACGGGCGGAACAACGCCAAGTGCGCTAATCTTTAG
- a CDS encoding FAD-binding oxidoreductase: MNQEAIAQLKSQLRGELIEPSDERYEEARKVYNAMISRKPRLIAYCTDVADVMAAIRFASQHDLLVSVRGGGHNAGGLGVCDDGIVVDLSQIKYVHVDPAARTVRVGGGCTWADVDHGTHAFGLAVPSGIISTTGVGGLTLGGGMGHLTRQYGLTIDNLLAADVVLADGTFVTADADQNSDLFWAIRGGGGNFGVVTSFLFQAHPVSTVCAGPMLWELDHAADIMKWYREFIVQAPEEINGFFAFITVPPAPPFPEALHFKKMCAIVWCYNGGLEQANEILEPLRSFRSPSFEFFAPMPFPMLQGMFDGLYTPGLQWYWKADFVNELSDEAIALHVKHGSDLPTLHSTMHLYPINGAAHKPGRNDTPWSHRNAVWSEVIVGVDPDPANKDRITSWAKAYWEALHPYGTGGAYVNFMMDGEGEDRIRATYQDNFDKLVKLKERYDPTNFFRVNQNIPAHANSMASADQTLSHIG, encoded by the coding sequence ATGAATCAGGAAGCCATCGCCCAACTTAAGAGCCAGCTCCGCGGGGAATTGATCGAGCCCTCGGATGAACGCTATGAAGAGGCCCGCAAAGTATACAACGCCATGATCAGCCGCAAACCGCGACTGATCGCCTACTGCACCGACGTCGCCGATGTGATGGCCGCGATTCGATTTGCGAGCCAACACGATCTGCTTGTCTCGGTTCGTGGTGGCGGCCATAACGCCGGAGGCCTGGGAGTTTGCGACGATGGCATCGTAGTCGATCTATCGCAGATCAAGTACGTTCATGTTGATCCTGCTGCACGAACCGTGCGCGTTGGTGGAGGTTGCACTTGGGCCGACGTAGATCACGGCACGCACGCCTTCGGACTTGCTGTGCCATCCGGAATCATCTCGACCACCGGTGTAGGTGGTCTGACGCTGGGCGGCGGCATGGGCCATCTGACAAGGCAATACGGCCTGACAATCGATAACCTTCTGGCTGCTGATGTAGTGCTGGCAGACGGAACATTTGTCACGGCCGACGCCGATCAAAACAGCGACCTGTTTTGGGCAATACGTGGAGGCGGCGGGAACTTCGGCGTCGTTACGTCATTTCTTTTCCAGGCGCATCCAGTTTCAACAGTGTGCGCAGGCCCGATGTTGTGGGAACTGGATCATGCAGCCGACATTATGAAGTGGTACCGCGAGTTCATCGTGCAGGCGCCGGAGGAGATCAATGGATTCTTTGCATTTATCACTGTACCCCCCGCGCCGCCGTTTCCCGAAGCTCTGCACTTCAAGAAGATGTGTGCCATCGTATGGTGCTACAACGGAGGACTCGAACAAGCCAATGAGATCCTGGAGCCGCTACGTAGTTTCCGCTCGCCGTCTTTCGAATTCTTCGCACCAATGCCATTCCCGATGCTGCAGGGCATGTTCGACGGACTCTACACTCCGGGCCTTCAGTGGTATTGGAAGGCGGACTTCGTCAATGAGTTGAGCGACGAAGCGATCGCACTTCACGTAAAACACGGGTCGGACCTTCCGACATTGCACTCCACGATGCATCTCTACCCGATCAACGGTGCCGCACATAAGCCGGGACGAAATGACACTCCATGGAGTCATCGCAACGCTGTCTGGAGCGAAGTCATTGTCGGCGTTGATCCGGATCCGGCCAATAAGGACCGCATCACGTCCTGGGCCAAAGCATATTGGGAGGCTTTGCATCCCTACGGAACCGGCGGCGCATATGTCAACTTTATGATGGACGGCGAAGGAGAAGACCGGATTCGCGCAACGTATCAGGACAACTTCGACAAGCTGGTCAAGCTCAAGGAAAGGTATGACCCGACCAACTTCTTTCGAGTAAATCAGAATATTCCAGCACACGCGAACTCGATGGCTTCCGCCGATCAGACACTCAGCCATATTGGTTGA